Proteins encoded within one genomic window of uncultured Draconibacterium sp.:
- a CDS encoding flippase, with amino-acid sequence MEKTASIKRNLFHNSLLLLSNLLFPFISFSYASRILGPEAFGKIQFILVFAQYFVLLAVIGIPHYGVREIAKIRHDQARISKTVSELLFLNVISSLLLLFVYLGVLFLVPWFHDDLQLYLLGGLIVISAFSNLDWYYKGMEQFRFLSMRSISIKAISLLALFIFVKTKEDLLLYFGVVIFSILANHLWNLWGIRKVISWRVKNLEIKRHLPALLTLLGTSVSISIYSVIDTLLLGFLANDTAVGLYTAALKINKITIPVLIALGTVLIPRITQSLESRDKTQVNKLINQSFAFTCLLGVPISFGLFLFAKEFIISISGPEFVNAVLTMKISAPLALIIGVAHIFGFQLLIPAGHERKYLWATLAGTGVSIALNLLLISSFEDKGAAVATLSSEIVVTGIAGYFAYKFLKLEIDWGLLFKALLSCLLFIPIAYGVRTISDNAIICLLIAVPLSALVYFSIQGWIFKNPLIDEAFVYARTKGWIPAVLVKGKSKMV; translated from the coding sequence TTGGAAAAAACCGCATCCATAAAAAGGAATTTATTTCACAATAGCCTGCTCTTATTGAGCAACTTATTGTTTCCCTTCATCAGCTTTTCCTATGCTTCCCGAATATTGGGTCCAGAGGCTTTTGGAAAAATTCAGTTTATACTGGTATTTGCCCAGTACTTTGTTTTACTGGCAGTTATTGGAATACCCCATTACGGTGTACGCGAAATTGCAAAAATCCGTCACGACCAGGCCCGGATAAGCAAAACAGTTTCGGAACTGTTGTTTTTAAACGTTATTAGCTCTCTGCTTTTGCTCTTTGTGTACTTGGGGGTTCTGTTTTTAGTTCCCTGGTTTCATGATGATCTGCAGCTTTATCTGCTGGGTGGTTTAATTGTAATCAGTGCCTTCTCCAACCTCGACTGGTATTACAAAGGCATGGAGCAGTTTCGCTTTTTGTCGATGCGCTCCATAAGCATAAAGGCGATTTCGCTATTGGCTCTGTTTATATTCGTAAAAACAAAGGAAGATTTGCTGCTCTATTTTGGCGTAGTTATTTTTTCGATTTTAGCCAATCATTTATGGAATTTGTGGGGAATCCGTAAAGTCATCTCGTGGCGCGTTAAAAACCTGGAGATCAAACGTCACCTTCCGGCCTTGCTTACTCTGCTGGGCACTTCTGTATCCATTAGTATATATTCGGTCATCGATACTTTGTTGCTGGGCTTTCTGGCCAATGATACAGCTGTGGGACTTTATACCGCGGCATTAAAAATTAATAAAATTACCATTCCGGTATTGATTGCCCTGGGTACGGTATTAATTCCCCGTATTACACAAAGCCTTGAAAGCAGGGACAAAACCCAGGTAAATAAATTAATTAATCAATCCTTTGCATTTACCTGCTTACTGGGTGTGCCCATTAGTTTTGGGCTTTTTCTTTTCGCCAAAGAATTTATTATTTCCATTTCAGGACCGGAATTCGTAAACGCAGTACTAACCATGAAAATAAGTGCACCTTTGGCATTGATAATAGGAGTTGCCCATATTTTTGGGTTTCAACTGCTAATACCAGCTGGTCACGAACGAAAATACCTCTGGGCAACGCTTGCAGGCACGGGAGTAAGCATTGCACTAAATCTCTTGCTAATAAGCAGCTTTGAGGATAAAGGAGCAGCCGTTGCCACCCTCTCAAGCGAAATTGTAGTAACCGGAATAGCCGGCTATTTTGCGTATAAATTTTTAAAATTAGAAATAGATTGGGGACTGCTGTTCAAAGCTCTTTTGTCCTGTTTACTTTTTATTCCCATTGCCTATGGGGTGCGTACGATCTCTGATAATGCAATAATCTGCCTTTTAATCGCAGTTCCGCTGTCGGCATTGGTGTATTTTAGTATTCAAGGCTGGATATTTAAAAATCCTTTAATCGATGAAGCTTTTGTCTATGCAAGAACAAAAGGATGGATACCGGCTGTTTTGGTGAAGGGGAAAAGCAAGATGGTTTAA
- a CDS encoding sugar transferase produces the protein MNTINEPKEAFPYKPPTEKIKQQYKEIFELKESLKVPFPKLLFDKLLASFFLLLTLPVFLFLVLANWIEGIVVKENKGPLFFYYYGVSRGKKFKKWKIRLIKEKYIDKELQAKGDWHAYQNEWMPEARTHVGRFVKKFYIDELPQFFLILKGDMSFVGPRPLAVHHYERDLAQGNVTRKLVRGGLLGFGHIRKGTPEFGNPVYEYEYIHRYLHYPALKLLFTDLYVIAKGIMVVLKGGGH, from the coding sequence ATGAATACGATAAACGAACCAAAAGAAGCATTTCCCTACAAACCGCCAACAGAAAAGATTAAACAACAATATAAAGAAATCTTTGAGTTAAAAGAATCGTTAAAAGTTCCCTTCCCAAAGTTACTCTTTGATAAATTACTTGCTTCTTTTTTTCTCTTGCTTACATTGCCCGTATTCTTGTTTTTAGTGCTGGCGAACTGGATAGAAGGAATAGTTGTTAAAGAGAACAAAGGCCCCTTGTTTTTCTACTATTATGGGGTGAGCCGTGGCAAAAAATTTAAGAAATGGAAAATTCGTCTGATAAAAGAAAAATATATCGATAAGGAATTACAGGCCAAAGGCGACTGGCATGCTTATCAAAATGAATGGATGCCGGAAGCCCGCACACATGTTGGTCGTTTTGTAAAAAAATTCTATATTGATGAGTTGCCTCAATTCTTTCTTATCCTAAAAGGCGATATGTCGTTTGTGGGGCCCAGACCTCTTGCTGTTCACCATTATGAAAGAGACCTGGCGCAAGGTAATGTAACCCGAAAGTTAGTTCGGGGAGGTTTATTAGGCTTCGGACACATACGAAAAGGGACACCGGAATTTGGCAATCCCGTTTACGAATACGAATACATACATCGTTACCTGCACTATCCGGCATTAAAACTTTTGTTTACCGACTTGTATGTAATTGCAAAAGGAATAATGGTGGTATTAAAAGGTGGAGGCCATTAA
- a CDS encoding IS4 family transposase — MKKLSGIRSQEVSYYRFLNNEKVKEEDLINSICRETAKKITGGHILALQDTSEFNFQWNKNRKKPSSGLGACRATGSLGFMLHPTLALNADTLEVYGFSHIRMWHREDGFGTKYERNYKSLALESKESYKWIECSLKSIPALERADMVTLIEDREGDIYKQFCEVPRENVHLLIRNSQNRCLDNGKTLHSHLKELPVQGTYVLEILGGNTSGFQKREARMQVKYDHVTLLKPRTLKDDTTAQVRIAVVSVEEVNPCNPEQTIRWRLLTTHDVESLSDAIQIVKWYSMRWYIEQLFRLLKSKGFQIERSELESGWAIRKLTVLAMKSALTIMNLKLALQENNEISAKQTFSAEQLECLDYLNNQYQGKTIKQQNQYKPYSQAWAAWILARVGGWKGYKSQRQAGFITLKEGIDRFEDIYKGYTLLKNKVVCTP, encoded by the coding sequence ATAAAAAAGCTCTCAGGTATTCGTAGCCAGGAGGTTAGTTATTATCGATTTCTTAATAATGAAAAGGTGAAAGAAGAAGATTTGATAAATTCTATCTGTAGGGAAACAGCAAAAAAGATCACAGGCGGGCATATTCTCGCACTACAAGATACGAGCGAGTTCAATTTCCAATGGAACAAAAACCGGAAGAAGCCATCCAGTGGACTTGGAGCATGTCGTGCCACAGGTAGCCTTGGTTTTATGCTACATCCGACATTGGCCTTAAATGCAGATACATTAGAGGTCTATGGTTTCTCTCACATCCGCATGTGGCATCGTGAAGATGGGTTTGGCACCAAATACGAGCGCAATTATAAAAGTTTGGCATTAGAATCCAAAGAATCTTATAAATGGATAGAATGTTCCCTTAAGAGTATACCGGCACTGGAAAGGGCGGATATGGTAACGCTTATAGAAGATCGTGAAGGAGATATCTACAAGCAGTTTTGTGAAGTGCCAAGGGAGAATGTCCACCTCCTGATCCGAAATAGCCAGAACAGGTGCCTCGATAATGGTAAAACACTTCACAGTCACCTTAAGGAGCTTCCGGTTCAGGGTACTTACGTGTTGGAAATATTAGGCGGCAATACTTCCGGTTTTCAAAAAAGGGAAGCCCGGATGCAAGTAAAATACGACCATGTTACACTATTGAAACCCAGAACACTAAAAGATGACACTACAGCCCAGGTTAGGATCGCCGTTGTTTCGGTTGAAGAAGTAAATCCCTGTAACCCGGAACAAACGATAAGATGGAGGTTATTAACAACACATGATGTCGAATCATTGTCTGATGCAATCCAGATTGTAAAATGGTATTCAATGAGATGGTATATCGAACAACTATTCAGGTTGCTGAAAAGCAAAGGTTTTCAGATTGAACGCAGTGAACTTGAAAGCGGGTGGGCAATACGAAAGTTAACCGTTTTAGCCATGAAAAGTGCATTGACAATTATGAATCTTAAACTAGCATTACAAGAAAACAATGAGATCTCCGCAAAACAAACGTTTAGTGCAGAGCAGCTAGAGTGTTTAGACTACCTGAATAATCAATACCAAGGAAAGACAATAAAGCAACAAAATCAATATAAACCTTACTCTCAGGCATGGGCCGCATGGATACTGGCCAGGGTCGGAGGCTGGAAAGGTTATAAATCTCAAAGACAAGCTGGCTTTATTACCTTAAAAGAAGGTATAGACCGGTTTGAGGATATTTATAAAGGCTATACCTTATTGAAAAATAAAGTTGTGTGTACACCGTAG
- a CDS encoding glycosyltransferase: MQKRILFVANDSHLYGANQSLLDLINALQNKKDIDLFIVFPKKNEEICRRLDTVHCRYFILNYRSEILGRFNSLRYIFKTVLKWAYKLLINQLALYRLSEIVKRENINIIHSNSSAIAIGEALAKRNKIRHIWHLREYLGEACELHMFGGLEKYKRRIQNSDQLIAISKGVAEDFGVADKATILYNAVTLRHSSASAKYHDNYFFVCGTLRPLKGIESAIKAFHQFVSEQKNYKLLIAGTGETYYELYLKQMVTNLEMDEYIEFLGYRNDIQHLMAGATAFLMCSEKEGLGRVTIEAMLNRCPVIGFDNAGTSEIVTDGQTGLLYKSLNQLVAHMNYVVQNPKKMERFKEIAYEYAKTTFSEKTYGEKMYRYYEAILTDQNSLKR, from the coding sequence ATGCAAAAAAGAATACTATTTGTAGCTAACGATTCTCATTTGTATGGAGCCAATCAGTCCTTACTGGACCTGATCAATGCACTCCAGAACAAAAAGGATATTGATCTGTTTATCGTATTTCCGAAAAAAAACGAAGAAATATGCCGGCGATTAGACACCGTACATTGCCGGTATTTTATTCTCAATTACCGATCAGAAATACTTGGACGTTTTAACAGTCTGCGCTATATTTTTAAAACTGTGCTGAAATGGGCTTACAAGCTCCTGATTAATCAACTGGCATTATACAGGCTATCGGAAATTGTTAAGCGGGAAAACATTAACATTATTCACTCCAATTCCAGTGCTATTGCCATTGGAGAAGCGCTGGCAAAACGCAATAAAATCAGGCACATCTGGCACTTACGCGAATATCTTGGCGAAGCCTGTGAATTACATATGTTTGGCGGTCTGGAGAAGTATAAACGGCGTATTCAGAATTCTGATCAGCTAATTGCCATATCAAAAGGAGTAGCTGAAGATTTTGGTGTAGCTGACAAAGCGACCATTCTGTATAATGCTGTTACCTTACGTCATAGTTCGGCTTCAGCAAAATACCACGACAACTATTTTTTTGTTTGTGGAACCTTACGCCCCTTAAAGGGAATTGAAAGTGCAATAAAAGCCTTTCATCAGTTCGTTTCGGAACAAAAAAACTACAAACTATTAATTGCAGGTACAGGTGAAACCTACTATGAGTTGTATCTGAAGCAAATGGTTACAAACCTGGAAATGGATGAATACATTGAGTTTCTGGGCTACAGAAACGATATACAGCATTTAATGGCCGGTGCAACAGCATTTCTGATGTGTTCGGAAAAAGAAGGTTTGGGACGCGTTACCATAGAAGCCATGTTAAATCGGTGCCCCGTTATAGGTTTTGATAATGCAGGTACATCGGAGATCGTTACAGATGGACAAACCGGGCTGCTTTATAAAAGCCTCAATCAACTAGTGGCGCATATGAATTATGTCGTACAAAATCCGAAGAAAATGGAACGGTTTAAAGAGATTGCTTACGAATACGCAAAAACAACTTTTTCTGAAAAGACATATGGCGAAAAGATGTACCGATATTACGAGGCTATTTTAACCGACCAAAATTCACTTAAACGATAG
- a CDS encoding glycosyltransferase family 2 protein, producing the protein MITASIVLYKTSMAELEKVCQSLFQEDIFSKIIIVDNSPDDRLKNVIRNDKIEYIFLGKNLGYGAAHNVAIRKILDKSEYHLALNTDIFFSEGVIPKIISYFKKHQKVGLLLPKVLNLRGEVQYLAKLLPTPSNLMIRLFLPENILKEKRKRYQLAFNGYNTTIEAPCLSGCFMFFRTEALKKVGLFDERFFLYAEDFDLSRRIHEHYETIYYPKVEITHYHHRHSYKSARMMMIHMINTIRYFNKWGWFYDPERWKTNKRILQELDYKLKLKSTLEALKPSKKKKKVS; encoded by the coding sequence ATGATTACAGCCAGTATTGTACTATATAAAACATCGATGGCAGAATTAGAGAAGGTATGTCAGTCTCTGTTTCAGGAAGATATATTTTCAAAAATCATAATTGTAGATAATTCGCCTGACGATCGATTAAAAAATGTCATTCGCAACGATAAAATTGAATACATTTTTTTGGGGAAGAACCTGGGGTATGGAGCAGCACATAATGTTGCTATTCGGAAAATTCTGGATAAATCAGAGTATCATCTGGCCTTAAATACCGACATATTTTTCTCAGAGGGTGTTATTCCAAAAATAATCTCCTATTTTAAAAAACATCAGAAAGTTGGATTACTTCTACCGAAAGTATTAAACCTAAGAGGAGAAGTACAATACCTCGCCAAACTTTTACCAACCCCGTCGAATCTGATGATCCGACTCTTTTTACCCGAAAATATATTAAAAGAGAAACGAAAAAGATATCAGCTGGCCTTTAACGGTTACAACACAACCATTGAAGCTCCCTGCCTTTCGGGATGTTTTATGTTTTTCAGAACTGAAGCTTTAAAAAAGGTGGGATTGTTCGACGAGCGTTTTTTCCTTTATGCCGAAGACTTTGACCTCTCGCGAAGAATTCACGAACACTACGAGACTATTTATTACCCAAAAGTTGAAATCACCCACTATCATCACCGACACTCCTATAAGAGTGCACGAATGATGATGATACATATGATCAATACCATACGCTATTTTAATAAATGGGGATGGTTTTATGATCCTGAAAGATGGAAAACAAACAAACGTATTCTTCAGGAGCTGGATTATAAACTCAAACTAAAATCGACATTGGAGGCATTAAAACCTTCAAAAAAGAAAAAAAAGGTTTCCTGA
- a CDS encoding capsule assembly Wzi family protein, which yields MYIKYKHLLFFSLLFFISVENSLAQSLSLNKQNLNDYYRRQQLLGNVDSTVSFTSRPLFSEALEKDDIFDPENSLTHSNLNNFNGTFTFHKQKGQFTLLPASLLSQYNSHHPEGINDGSMIPARGIQMRTDLGFYFKYSLLSITFNPEFVYAHNKLFDGFPSGYTTILNLQFPNSKGIIDLPERIGGFHYNKFFWGQSSIRLTYKPISIGLSNENLWWGPGYKNSILMTNSASGFLHLTLNTMRPIKTPIGSFEGQIIGGKLEESGYTEGLPDDWRYLNAMVLSYQPRWVPGLFLGFTRSFQTYSEDMGSGFSDYLPVFSFLSKSSGGSSTDVDNQRQDQLISLFARWLFPESHAEIYFEYGREDHSWDMRDFLMEPSHTAAYILGAHKLLGFQGKRYFQVRGEITQMSSNQTTLNRDRTYNPPARTWYYHYQLRHGYTNKGQLLGAGIDPGSNTQTLEISWNEEIKQVGIEFERYVHNNNFWYNYIKDFRANWVDLSTSVFANWDYKNFLVYGKIKMVRSKNYQWVYEPNDGFLDYWLPAGDTFNWHLQTGISYRF from the coding sequence ATGTACATAAAATATAAACACCTTCTTTTCTTCTCCCTTCTATTCTTTATTAGCGTAGAAAATAGTTTGGCTCAATCCTTATCCTTAAATAAACAAAACCTGAACGACTATTACCGTCGTCAGCAATTACTGGGCAATGTGGATTCGACTGTTTCTTTTACCTCCCGGCCTTTGTTTTCGGAAGCGTTGGAAAAGGATGATATTTTCGATCCGGAAAATTCGTTAACACATTCCAACCTGAACAATTTTAACGGCACCTTTACCTTTCACAAACAAAAAGGACAATTTACTTTGCTTCCGGCAAGTCTGCTAAGTCAATACAACAGCCATCATCCGGAGGGAATTAACGATGGTTCGATGATTCCGGCCCGGGGTATACAAATGCGCACCGACCTGGGATTCTATTTTAAATACAGCCTGCTCAGTATAACCTTTAATCCGGAATTTGTGTATGCCCACAATAAATTATTCGATGGTTTTCCTTCCGGATATACCACCATTTTGAATTTGCAATTCCCTAATTCAAAAGGAATAATTGATTTACCGGAACGGATTGGCGGATTTCATTATAACAAATTCTTTTGGGGGCAAAGCAGTATACGTTTAACCTACAAGCCCATCTCCATTGGGTTGTCGAATGAAAACCTTTGGTGGGGACCGGGGTATAAAAACTCCATTCTTATGACGAATTCTGCTTCGGGTTTCTTGCACCTCACCTTAAATACAATGCGCCCCATAAAAACGCCAATCGGATCTTTCGAAGGACAAATTATTGGTGGCAAACTGGAGGAATCGGGCTATACCGAGGGTTTACCAGATGACTGGCGCTATTTAAATGCCATGGTATTGAGCTACCAACCCCGTTGGGTGCCGGGTTTATTTTTGGGTTTTACCCGAAGTTTCCAAACCTACTCAGAAGATATGGGATCCGGATTTTCAGACTATTTACCGGTATTTAGTTTTCTTTCGAAAAGCTCAGGTGGTTCTAGTACAGATGTAGACAATCAACGGCAGGACCAGCTAATTTCTCTCTTTGCAAGATGGCTTTTCCCCGAATCCCACGCCGAAATTTATTTTGAATATGGTCGCGAAGACCATTCCTGGGACATGCGTGATTTTTTGATGGAGCCTTCGCATACAGCTGCTTATATTCTTGGAGCACATAAATTATTAGGATTCCAAGGAAAACGATATTTCCAGGTACGGGGAGAAATTACACAAATGTCCTCAAATCAGACCACTTTAAATAGAGACCGCACCTATAATCCTCCAGCGAGAACCTGGTATTATCACTATCAATTAAGACATGGATACACCAATAAAGGACAATTACTCGGTGCAGGAATTGATCCCGGGAGTAACACTCAAACACTCGAGATTAGTTGGAATGAAGAGATAAAACAGGTGGGAATTGAATTTGAGCGTTATGTGCACAACAATAATTTTTGGTATAATTATATCAAAGATTTCAGGGCCAACTGGGTTGATTTAAGCACCTCTGTTTTTGCCAACTGGGATTATAAAAACTTCCTGGTGTATGGTAAAATAAAAATGGTTCGTAGCAAAAACTACCAGTGGGTGTATGAGCCGAATGACGGTTTTCTGGACTACTGGCTTCCTGCAGGTGATACCTTTAACTGGCATTTACAAACTGGTATAAGTTACCGCTTTTAA
- a CDS encoding IS110 family transposase gives MKKIFIGVDVSKLKLDFCNYQDGQFCKEEVVTNHSSAIKSHLESILKDTSKEKVLICAEYTGQYIYPLSCVCKDLELDLWIENPVQIKFRSGMQRGKNDKLDARKIAIYAQRFEDQVSLFSMPEDAIQNLKQLVSERDMLVCDRAKYKGQLTDQRDFMNQQIYTKKHKRLSQLIQNLNQAIKQIEDQIQSIIDNDETLSKQHYLLCSIDGVGERTALKMILETNAFRDFKDPRKFCCHAGVAPFSYTSGSSVRSKRKVSKRADKSIKALLHMAALSASKTNGDLGHYYNRKVAEGKNKMTVLNAIRAKLVLRMFAVIKNEKMYIQNYINPLSVS, from the coding sequence ATGAAGAAGATTTTTATTGGCGTTGATGTTAGTAAGTTAAAATTAGATTTTTGCAATTATCAGGATGGACAGTTCTGCAAGGAAGAGGTTGTGACCAATCACAGTTCAGCAATAAAAAGCCACCTGGAATCCATCTTAAAGGATACCTCGAAAGAAAAGGTTTTAATATGCGCCGAATATACGGGGCAATATATCTATCCGCTATCATGCGTTTGCAAGGATCTTGAGCTTGATTTGTGGATAGAAAACCCGGTGCAAATCAAGTTTAGATCAGGGATGCAAAGAGGGAAAAATGACAAACTTGATGCCCGAAAAATAGCCATCTATGCGCAGAGGTTTGAGGATCAGGTAAGTTTGTTCTCAATGCCAGAAGACGCAATCCAGAACCTAAAACAATTGGTAAGTGAACGAGATATGCTTGTTTGCGACAGGGCCAAATATAAGGGGCAATTGACCGACCAAAGGGATTTTATGAATCAACAAATCTATACAAAGAAACATAAGCGCTTGTCTCAGCTGATACAAAACCTAAACCAAGCAATAAAACAAATAGAAGATCAAATACAGTCCATTATCGATAATGATGAAACCTTGTCTAAACAGCACTACTTACTTTGCTCTATTGATGGCGTTGGAGAAAGAACTGCATTAAAAATGATATTGGAAACAAATGCATTCAGGGATTTTAAAGATCCTCGAAAGTTTTGCTGCCATGCCGGGGTGGCTCCATTTTCATACACTTCAGGGAGTAGTGTTCGCTCAAAACGTAAAGTTTCAAAACGAGCAGATAAAAGCATTAAAGCTCTTTTACATATGGCTGCACTTTCTGCAAGTAAAACAAACGGAGATTTAGGTCATTACTATAACCGAAAAGTAGCAGAAGGTAAAAATAAAATGACTGTGTTAAATGCAATTAGGGCTAAACTAGTTCTGAGAATGTTCGCAGTGATAAAAAATGAAAAAATGTATATACAAAATTACATTAATCCCTTGTCTGTTTCATAA
- a CDS encoding capsule assembly Wzi family protein, protein MTWKYFLIIALILLITEQVGAQALSSDFDQLEDYYRREQLLGNIEPDYSFVSYPLFPTEAFGVKDPHRPNETTGSFFDWNVNEVWEKELPSDLSLKLLPLVWTNQYNSHHPEDWNDGAMIPAKGYQTFVSGGLYFNVSIIDKVASLSFKLQPEYVYATNPEYDGFPLTRENPELAILRWAQYYFHTINHIDQPERFGDGAYSQFNWGQSSVRLNYKSISLGYSNGNLWWGPGRRNSLLMTNTAPGFRHFTLNTTRPIRTPIGSFEGQLVIGTLIASGYPPPNTEVKDHNGMLFYSPKRQDDRYFNGMLLNYSPKWVKGLHLGLIRSFQMYKIDMDNSFDAYLPVFSSFREKKLEKQEEDLEEGELSNHQKRDSYYSFFMRYVWPEAHVEIYAEYGLADNHWDRRDFIVEMEHSRAFNYGFRKLIELPSQDQIIQVGMEITHLAKNPVSVLRGTQGVYQQGSKTWYTGVGVRQGYTHQGQLLGAGIGPGSNLLSLNVGWNKGLKGIGLQLERYAHNEDFHNETVKDVRMHWIDLAAALNGNWDYKNLLISLNLKFVGAKNYQWIYDFNPDEYWDNSRGTDVFNFHGKLGIMYRF, encoded by the coding sequence ATGACCTGGAAATATTTTCTAATAATAGCTTTGATCCTTCTTATTACCGAACAAGTTGGAGCACAAGCTCTTTCAAGCGACTTCGATCAGCTGGAAGATTATTACCGAAGAGAACAACTACTCGGTAATATTGAACCGGATTATTCTTTTGTTTCCTATCCCCTCTTTCCTACCGAGGCTTTTGGAGTGAAAGATCCGCACCGGCCAAATGAAACCACAGGAAGTTTTTTTGACTGGAATGTTAATGAGGTCTGGGAGAAAGAATTGCCATCAGATCTCTCGTTAAAACTTCTTCCTTTGGTATGGACCAATCAGTACAACTCCCACCATCCGGAAGACTGGAACGATGGGGCTATGATCCCTGCCAAAGGTTATCAGACCTTTGTTAGTGGTGGTCTCTATTTTAATGTTTCGATAATAGACAAAGTGGCCTCACTTTCTTTTAAATTGCAACCTGAATATGTTTATGCAACAAACCCTGAATATGATGGTTTTCCATTAACCCGTGAAAACCCGGAACTGGCCATTTTACGATGGGCGCAGTACTATTTTCATACTATAAACCATATCGACCAGCCGGAACGTTTTGGCGATGGTGCTTACAGCCAGTTTAACTGGGGGCAAAGCAGTGTTCGTTTAAACTACAAATCCATTTCGCTGGGCTATTCCAATGGAAATCTCTGGTGGGGCCCCGGCAGGCGTAATAGCCTTTTAATGACCAATACTGCACCCGGGTTTCGCCATTTTACCTTAAATACCACCCGTCCCATACGTACTCCTATCGGTTCTTTTGAAGGGCAACTTGTAATTGGTACTTTAATCGCTTCGGGTTACCCGCCTCCCAACACCGAAGTAAAAGACCATAACGGTATGCTTTTTTATTCGCCCAAACGGCAGGACGACCGTTATTTTAATGGCATGCTCCTGAATTACAGCCCCAAGTGGGTAAAGGGTCTTCACCTGGGCTTAATACGCAGTTTTCAGATGTATAAAATCGATATGGACAACTCTTTTGACGCCTATCTGCCGGTTTTTAGCTCTTTCCGGGAAAAAAAGCTGGAAAAACAGGAAGAAGATCTGGAGGAAGGCGAACTGAGCAATCACCAGAAACGAGACTCATACTATTCGTTTTTTATGCGTTACGTTTGGCCGGAGGCACATGTTGAAATTTATGCGGAATATGGCCTGGCCGACAATCATTGGGATAGAAGAGATTTTATTGTTGAAATGGAACATTCAAGAGCCTTTAATTATGGATTCAGAAAACTAATTGAACTCCCTTCTCAGGACCAGATAATTCAGGTGGGCATGGAAATCACCCATTTGGCAAAAAATCCGGTTTCCGTATTAAGGGGGACCCAAGGGGTATACCAACAGGGTAGTAAAACCTGGTATACCGGTGTTGGTGTTCGGCAGGGTTATACACACCAGGGACAACTTCTGGGCGCAGGAATCGGCCCCGGAAGCAACTTACTTAGTTTAAATGTTGGTTGGAACAAAGGCTTAAAGGGAATTGGACTTCAACTGGAAAGATATGCACACAACGAAGATTTTCATAATGAAACAGTAAAGGATGTTCGAATGCATTGGATAGATCTGGCAGCTGCATTAAATGGAAACTGGGATTACAAAAACCTGCTGATTTCGCTGAACTTAAAATTCGTGGGTGCTAAAAACTACCAGTGGATTTACGACTTCAACCCGGATGAATACTGGGATAACAGTCGTGGAACAGATGTTTTTAACTTCCATGGAAAACTGGGAATTATGTACCGTTTCTAG